A single window of Paenibacillus sp. SYP-B4298 DNA harbors:
- a CDS encoding GntR family transcriptional regulator, with protein sequence MSNDSPSTSRPMYEQIFASLRERIEKKQYTVGDRVPSEKELCEEFGVSRITSKKALEMLATDGYIVRQPGRGSFVSVPQPAAAAVPVSASAARGGMLLIGLIITTFSDSYGTGLVHAMEEASRANGCFLVLRRTLGKPEHEEEAIRQLLELGVDGLIIFPAQGEFFSAEILKLVISQFPLVMVDRYLKGINAASVCTDNLEAAKDAARHLFGLGHKHIALLTQPPVNTTTIEDRIEGFIQAHAEQGIIVDRELWLESITSTLPSVPDEECRSRDIQAIMEHLRRNPHITAVFAIEYEVAELTHIAAQQLGLSVPEQLSIICFDSPDSSDLSRYTHMRQNQNEMGRLAFEHVLQLQKGEASNQRTTLQAALVQGASTAPARRTAE encoded by the coding sequence ATGTCCAATGATTCACCATCCACATCCAGGCCCATGTATGAACAGATATTTGCCTCGCTGCGCGAGCGCATCGAGAAGAAGCAATACACCGTTGGCGATCGCGTTCCATCGGAGAAGGAGCTGTGCGAGGAGTTCGGCGTAAGCCGCATCACCAGCAAGAAAGCGCTCGAGATGCTGGCAACCGACGGCTATATCGTCCGTCAGCCCGGACGCGGCTCCTTCGTCTCCGTCCCTCAGCCTGCTGCCGCGGCAGTGCCAGTGAGTGCAAGCGCAGCACGCGGCGGCATGCTGCTGATCGGCTTAATCATCACGACCTTCAGCGACAGCTATGGCACCGGACTGGTTCATGCGATGGAAGAGGCCTCGCGCGCGAACGGCTGCTTCCTCGTCCTGCGACGGACGCTGGGCAAGCCCGAGCATGAGGAAGAGGCCATTCGCCAGTTGCTGGAGCTGGGAGTAGACGGGCTGATCATCTTCCCGGCACAGGGAGAATTTTTCAGTGCAGAGATTTTGAAGCTGGTGATCTCTCAGTTCCCGCTCGTTATGGTTGACCGTTACCTTAAAGGGATTAACGCCGCATCCGTCTGCACCGATAATCTGGAGGCGGCCAAGGACGCAGCGCGCCATCTGTTTGGACTCGGCCACAAACATATTGCCCTGCTCACCCAGCCGCCTGTGAACACCACAACTATCGAGGATCGGATTGAAGGCTTTATTCAGGCTCATGCCGAGCAAGGCATCATCGTGGACCGCGAGCTGTGGCTCGAATCGATTACCTCGACGCTGCCGAGCGTTCCCGATGAAGAGTGCCGCAGCCGCGACATCCAGGCGATCATGGAGCATCTGCGCCGCAACCCGCACATTACAGCGGTGTTCGCGATCGAGTACGAGGTGGCGGAGCTGACGCACATCGCCGCGCAGCAGCTTGGCTTGTCTGTGCCGGAGCAGTTGTCCATCATCTGCTTCGACTCCCCCGACAGCAGCGACCTGAGCCGCTATACGCACATGCGCCAAAATCAGAATGAAATGGGTCGCCTTGCCTTCGAGCATGTGCTGCAGTTGCAGAAGGGCGAGGCCAGCAATCAACGAACGACGCTGCAAGCGGCGCTCGTTCAGGGCGCCTCTACCGCGCCGGCTCGTCGGACAGCGGAATAG
- a CDS encoding amino acid ABC transporter ATP-binding protein: MSLIQVTNLKKSFGSLDVLKNVSFEIRKNEVVAVIGPSGSGKSTMLRSLVHLEHIHGGSIRIGDRYLVQDGRYASTPQIKSITSGMGMVFQHFNLFPHLSVQDNLELAPRTVQKRPAAEVRERSKELLSKVGLADKADAYPARLSGGQKQRVAIARALMLNPAIMLFDEPTSALDPELVGEVLRVIKQLAEEHMTMVIVTHEMGFAREVADRVLFMDNGEVVEEGAPSQLFANPRHERTRSFLNRVVTV, translated from the coding sequence ATGAGTTTGATTCAAGTGACCAATCTTAAAAAATCGTTCGGCAGTCTGGATGTACTGAAGAACGTCAGCTTTGAGATTCGCAAGAACGAGGTTGTCGCCGTCATTGGGCCATCCGGCTCAGGCAAAAGCACGATGCTGCGCAGTCTTGTCCACCTGGAGCATATCCACGGCGGCAGCATCCGCATCGGCGACCGCTACCTGGTTCAGGATGGCAGATATGCCTCCACGCCGCAGATCAAGTCGATTACCTCCGGCATGGGCATGGTATTCCAGCATTTCAACCTGTTCCCGCATCTGTCGGTGCAGGATAATCTGGAGCTTGCGCCGCGCACGGTGCAGAAGCGGCCTGCGGCAGAGGTGCGCGAGCGCAGCAAGGAGCTGCTCTCTAAGGTTGGCCTGGCCGACAAGGCTGATGCTTATCCAGCGAGGCTGTCCGGCGGACAGAAGCAGCGGGTAGCGATCGCTCGGGCGCTCATGCTGAATCCGGCGATCATGCTGTTCGACGAGCCCACCTCTGCGCTTGACCCGGAGCTTGTAGGCGAGGTGCTGCGCGTCATCAAGCAATTGGCTGAGGAGCATATGACGATGGTCATTGTTACGCATGAGATGGGCTTTGCTCGCGAGGTAGCTGATCGGGTGCTCTTCATGGATAATGGCGAGGTTGTGGAGGAAGGGGCGCCAAGTCAATTGTTCGCTAACCCTCGGCATGAGCGCACGCGCAGCTTCCTGAACCGTGTCGTAACGGTCTAG
- a CDS encoding amino acid ABC transporter substrate-binding protein, with amino-acid sequence MKKFSLILLAVSLFTVMLAACGEKPESGTGTTGAAGEGASKKLVIGIDDKFAPMGFRDDNNEIVGFDIDYARAAAEQMGYEVKFQPIDWKAKESELNSKRIDLIWNGYTITEDRKQKVLFTKPYLKNSQVVAVLEGSEITAIQDLAGKEVGLQSLSSASDALESSPIKSEVKVSEYADNVLALSDLKNGRTQAVIIDEVVARYYMSKEPGVYKLLDEALSPEEYGVGIRKTDEALLNELQAALDALNENGKAAEISVKWFGEDKVLK; translated from the coding sequence ATGAAGAAGTTTAGTTTAATATTATTGGCTGTATCCCTGTTCACAGTCATGCTGGCTGCCTGTGGGGAGAAGCCCGAGAGCGGGACGGGAACCACGGGAGCTGCAGGAGAGGGAGCCAGCAAGAAGCTGGTCATCGGAATCGATGACAAATTCGCGCCGATGGGCTTCCGGGACGATAACAATGAAATTGTCGGCTTTGACATTGACTATGCGCGTGCGGCAGCCGAGCAGATGGGCTACGAGGTGAAGTTCCAGCCGATCGACTGGAAGGCGAAGGAATCGGAGCTGAACAGCAAGCGCATCGATCTGATCTGGAACGGCTACACCATTACCGAGGACCGCAAGCAAAAGGTGCTGTTCACCAAGCCGTACCTGAAGAACAGCCAGGTGGTTGCTGTGCTGGAGGGCTCGGAGATTACGGCGATTCAGGATCTGGCCGGCAAGGAAGTCGGTCTGCAATCGTTGTCCTCGGCATCGGATGCGCTAGAGAGCAGCCCGATCAAGTCGGAGGTCAAGGTGTCGGAATATGCGGACAACGTTCTTGCACTGAGCGACCTGAAGAACGGACGCACGCAAGCCGTCATCATCGATGAAGTGGTAGCCAGATATTATATGTCCAAAGAGCCAGGCGTATATAAACTGCTGGACGAGGCGCTATCGCCCGAGGAGTATGGGGTAGGGATACGCAAGACGGATGAAGCGCTGCTTAACGAGCTGCAGGCTGCGCTGGATGCATTGAATGAGAATGGCAAGGCGGCGGAAATCTCCGTGAAATGGTTTGGCGAAGACAAAGTCCTGAAATAG
- a CDS encoding alpha-mannosidase: MTTAKTAHLISHTHWDREWYMPYEYHHVLLVELMDKLLETLEHDPDYRYFHLDGQTIIIEDYLQVRPEQREKLEGFIRSGRIHIGPWYVLQDEFLTSSEANIRNLLTGHRDAAPFGVISKTGYFPDSFGNMGQAPQILQQAGIDNALFGRGVKPTGFNNMVGQADTYESPYSEMIWRSPDGSSVLGVLFANWYCNGMEVPTDKDEARRYWDQKLAEAESFASTPQLLFMNGCDHQPIQTDLSEAIRTARELYPDITFQHSNFDDYLAALKQQLPDDLVTIEGELRSQRTDGWGTLVNTASARIYLKQMNQLGQTLLEKVAEPLAAFAHIDGGLDYPHHLLRYGWKTLMQNHPHDSICGCSVDEVHREMVTRFDKSRHVAKSIIDQSAQAIVKAIDTASVAAWGKEAAVFTIFNTTGWARSGTVSAELTVAKKYFPEGPSPSALARELEQLPLASWGVLDHAGKLVDAHIEDLGVHFGYELPKDRFRQPYMGRKVKVTLHVADIASMGYASYALVADAKAKCSGTLVPFDSVQVRGLMMENGRLVATVEENGSLTLLDKQSGRTYSSLNLYENTGDIGNEYVYRQPAGESAMTTEGLRAVSQVVEQSSTRAVIESTLHWSIPARADEQFAVEKKEMVPFTERTAQRVKQTVPLILTTRYILEAGSGMVQVETRFNNQAQDHRLRALFPSGIRAEQHEVDSIFEVARRDTKPAPEWTNPSNCQHQQAFVSVSDHKHGLTIANQGLNEYEVLQDDAGTIAVTLLRAVSELGDWGVFETPEAQCQGEQFVQYAILPHGGNGIESGAYAQAYQYQVPWTWAQTDVHAGSLPPVHQWLQWTEAASADAATQRAALALSAVKLSEAHNDLIVRWYNMSGETVSLSASAVGTTGTPYESDILERRHQPLTDEPQAVGKYKIVTRAYPLA, encoded by the coding sequence ATGACGACCGCCAAGACTGCTCATCTTATTTCTCACACTCATTGGGATCGTGAATGGTACATGCCTTACGAGTACCACCATGTCCTGCTTGTCGAGCTGATGGACAAGCTGCTGGAGACGCTGGAGCATGACCCGGATTACCGCTATTTCCACCTGGATGGACAGACGATCATCATCGAGGACTATCTTCAGGTTCGCCCCGAGCAGCGCGAGAAGCTCGAGGGCTTTATCCGCAGCGGACGCATCCATATCGGCCCGTGGTATGTGCTGCAGGATGAATTTTTGACGAGCAGCGAGGCCAACATCCGCAATCTGCTGACTGGTCATCGGGATGCCGCCCCCTTTGGTGTCATCTCGAAGACGGGCTATTTTCCAGACTCGTTCGGCAATATGGGGCAAGCTCCACAAATCCTGCAGCAAGCGGGCATCGATAATGCGCTCTTCGGGCGTGGCGTCAAGCCGACTGGCTTCAACAATATGGTCGGGCAAGCCGACACCTATGAATCTCCCTATTCGGAGATGATCTGGCGATCGCCGGACGGCTCGAGCGTGCTTGGGGTGCTGTTTGCCAACTGGTACTGCAATGGCATGGAGGTGCCTACCGACAAGGATGAGGCTCGGCGCTACTGGGATCAGAAGCTGGCCGAGGCCGAGAGCTTCGCCTCTACGCCACAGCTCCTGTTCATGAACGGCTGCGACCATCAGCCGATCCAGACGGATCTGTCCGAGGCGATCCGCACCGCGCGCGAGCTCTACCCGGACATTACGTTCCAGCATTCCAACTTCGATGATTATCTAGCCGCCCTCAAGCAACAACTGCCAGATGATCTCGTTACGATCGAGGGCGAGCTGCGCAGCCAGCGTACCGACGGCTGGGGCACACTCGTCAACACCGCTTCGGCTCGTATCTACCTGAAGCAGATGAACCAGCTTGGGCAGACCTTGCTGGAGAAGGTGGCGGAGCCGCTGGCTGCATTTGCCCATATAGACGGCGGCCTAGATTACCCGCATCATCTGCTCCGTTACGGCTGGAAAACACTGATGCAGAATCACCCGCATGACAGCATCTGCGGATGCTCGGTGGACGAGGTGCATCGCGAGATGGTCACCCGCTTCGACAAGAGCCGTCATGTTGCCAAGAGCATCATCGATCAGAGCGCGCAAGCGATCGTCAAGGCGATCGATACAGCGTCTGTAGCTGCCTGGGGCAAGGAGGCCGCCGTATTCACCATCTTTAATACGACCGGCTGGGCGCGTAGCGGTACGGTGTCGGCTGAGCTGACAGTGGCCAAAAAATATTTCCCTGAGGGCCCGTCCCCAAGCGCACTGGCTCGGGAGCTGGAGCAACTGCCACTCGCAAGTTGGGGTGTTCTTGACCACGCGGGCAAGCTTGTCGATGCACACATCGAGGATCTGGGCGTGCACTTCGGCTACGAGCTGCCGAAGGATCGCTTCCGCCAGCCCTACATGGGACGCAAGGTCAAGGTGACGCTGCATGTGGCCGACATTGCCTCGATGGGCTACGCGAGCTATGCGCTCGTCGCGGACGCGAAGGCGAAGTGTTCCGGGACGCTCGTCCCGTTCGATTCGGTGCAGGTTCGTGGATTGATGATGGAAAATGGCAGACTGGTGGCTACAGTTGAGGAGAATGGCTCCCTTACCCTGCTGGACAAGCAGAGCGGGCGCACTTATAGCAGCCTGAATCTGTATGAGAATACCGGCGATATAGGCAATGAATATGTGTACCGCCAGCCTGCTGGCGAGTCGGCCATGACAACTGAAGGTCTGCGGGCGGTAAGCCAGGTTGTGGAGCAGAGCAGCACCCGCGCGGTCATCGAGAGCACGCTGCACTGGAGCATCCCGGCGCGAGCGGATGAGCAGTTCGCTGTGGAGAAGAAAGAGATGGTGCCATTCACCGAGCGCACCGCGCAGCGGGTGAAGCAGACGGTACCGCTCATCCTGACGACCCGCTACATTCTGGAGGCAGGCAGCGGCATGGTGCAGGTGGAGACGAGATTCAACAACCAGGCGCAGGATCATCGGCTGCGCGCGCTGTTCCCCTCGGGCATTCGGGCAGAGCAGCATGAGGTCGATTCGATCTTCGAGGTGGCGCGGCGCGATACGAAGCCCGCCCCGGAATGGACGAATCCAAGCAACTGCCAGCATCAGCAGGCGTTCGTCAGTGTCTCGGATCACAAGCACGGCTTGACCATTGCCAACCAAGGACTGAACGAATACGAGGTGCTGCAGGACGATGCAGGCACGATCGCCGTTACGCTGCTGCGGGCGGTATCGGAGCTAGGCGACTGGGGCGTCTTCGAGACACCGGAGGCGCAATGTCAGGGCGAGCAGTTCGTCCAGTATGCCATCCTCCCTCATGGCGGGAACGGCATCGAATCCGGCGCTTACGCCCAGGCATACCAGTACCAGGTTCCATGGACATGGGCGCAGACTGACGTTCATGCCGGCTCGTTGCCGCCAGTTCATCAGTGGCTGCAATGGACGGAGGCCGCATCAGCAGACGCAGCAACGCAACGCGCTGCGCTCGCCCTGTCGGCGGTGAAGCTGTCTGAGGCGCATAACGATCTGATTGTACGCTGGTACAATATGAGCGGCGAGACGGTATCATTGTCCGCCAGCGCTGTAGGTACCACAGGCACCCCCTATGAGAGCGACATCCTGGAGCGACGTCATCAGCCGCTCACTGACGAACCGCAGGCCGTTGGAAAATATAAGATTGTTACCCGCGCCTATCCGCTAGCGTAA
- a CDS encoding GntR family transcriptional regulator — protein sequence MNYPATWLQGASRGEVIACELRLQVIKGQLRPGEVISENRVAADFGTSRSPVREALRALAGEGLIRLERMGAIVLGLNAQDRAELYDVRYLIESFVQERIADNCPPELLVQQQQRIDRMELAAKHRDAVEFAYLDFMFHETLVESAGHTRMRHLWNSISQLVMAVMLVTTESLFTEGEARLERVIEKHRDLLRALESGDKEQVLLVVREYFADSQRTLSATLS from the coding sequence ATGAATTATCCAGCGACATGGCTGCAAGGAGCTTCGCGCGGCGAGGTGATCGCCTGCGAGCTGCGGCTGCAGGTGATCAAGGGGCAGCTTCGGCCTGGCGAGGTCATCTCCGAGAATCGGGTGGCGGCTGATTTTGGCACAAGCCGCTCCCCTGTTCGGGAGGCGCTGCGTGCGCTGGCGGGAGAGGGGCTGATCCGTCTGGAGCGCATGGGGGCGATCGTGCTCGGACTGAACGCACAAGACCGAGCCGAGCTGTATGACGTTCGCTATCTGATCGAGAGCTTCGTGCAGGAGCGGATTGCCGACAATTGCCCGCCGGAGCTGCTGGTACAGCAGCAGCAGCGCATCGACCGGATGGAGCTGGCTGCGAAGCATAGGGATGCGGTCGAATTTGCCTATCTTGACTTCATGTTTCACGAGACGCTGGTGGAGTCGGCAGGTCATACTAGAATGCGGCATCTGTGGAACAGCATTTCGCAGCTTGTGATGGCGGTTATGCTGGTGACGACAGAGAGCCTGTTCACTGAGGGCGAGGCCAGATTGGAACGGGTCATTGAGAAGCATCGGGACTTGCTGCGGGCACTGGAATCGGGAGACAAGGAGCAGGTATTGCTTGTGGTGAGGGAATATTTTGCCGATTCACAGCGCACACTGAGCGCTACATTGAGCTGA
- the gntK gene encoding gluconokinase: MKEGTKESTKESKKAASYMIGLDIGTTSTKAVLFRLDGRVVQRTEREYPLYTEAADSAEQSPEEIYQAVLYTIGQTMARSGIGPDEVWFVAVSAAMHSVIPVDEQGEPLMRCLTWADNRSAGWSEWLKQQAGSQALYRRTGVPIHPMSPLTKLLWLRHERPELFARTAKFISIKEYLLFRLFGEYVIDHSMASATGLLHLERLEWDAKALELAGLAPQQLSRLVPTTYRMEGMNRHAAEAMGLAASVPFIVGATDGVLSNLGVNAIAPGVVAVTIGTSGAIRTVVDRPMTDPQGRTFCYALTEQHWVIGGAVNNGGMLLRWARNELAAPECAEAQRLGVDAYDLMTAQAERIRPGADGLLFHPYYTGERAPLWNADARGSFFGLTMRHTRAHMIRAVMEGVLFNLYTVLQVMEEQMGQPIRLMATGGFARSPLWRQMMADIFDQRVIVPESFESSCLGAAVLGLYAMGHADTLEAVSGMVGETHAHEPQPEAVLMYRELLPIYTRLASKLEAEYSAIAAYQRKWNA, from the coding sequence ATGAAGGAAGGCACGAAGGAGAGCACGAAGGAAAGCAAGAAGGCTGCCAGCTACATGATTGGCTTGGATATTGGAACCACGAGTACCAAGGCGGTACTCTTCCGACTGGACGGGCGCGTTGTACAGCGGACTGAACGTGAATATCCGCTCTATACAGAGGCGGCGGACAGTGCGGAGCAGAGCCCGGAGGAAATCTATCAGGCCGTGCTGTACACGATCGGACAGACCATGGCGCGCAGCGGTATCGGGCCTGATGAGGTATGGTTTGTAGCCGTGAGCGCAGCGATGCATAGCGTCATTCCCGTCGATGAGCAAGGAGAGCCGCTGATGCGCTGCTTAACCTGGGCTGACAACCGGAGCGCGGGCTGGTCCGAGTGGCTGAAGCAGCAAGCGGGCAGCCAAGCTCTCTATAGAAGGACTGGCGTGCCCATTCATCCGATGTCGCCGCTTACGAAGCTGCTCTGGCTGCGCCATGAGCGACCGGAGCTGTTCGCACGCACAGCCAAGTTCATCTCCATCAAGGAGTATCTCTTGTTCCGCCTCTTCGGCGAATACGTTATCGATCATTCGATGGCCTCCGCGACCGGTCTTCTCCATCTGGAGCGGCTGGAATGGGACGCCAAGGCGCTAGAGCTGGCGGGCCTTGCACCGCAGCAGCTATCTCGGCTCGTGCCGACGACCTATCGCATGGAAGGTATGAATCGTCACGCAGCGGAAGCGATGGGACTGGCTGCTTCCGTGCCGTTTATCGTTGGGGCAACGGACGGCGTGCTGTCCAATCTGGGCGTGAATGCGATCGCGCCGGGAGTCGTCGCCGTAACGATCGGCACCAGCGGCGCAATCCGTACTGTGGTGGATCGTCCGATGACCGACCCGCAGGGGCGCACCTTCTGCTATGCATTGACGGAGCAGCATTGGGTGATTGGCGGGGCGGTTAATAACGGCGGCATGCTGCTGCGCTGGGCACGCAATGAACTGGCTGCGCCGGAATGCGCGGAGGCGCAGCGCCTTGGCGTGGATGCTTACGATCTGATGACTGCCCAGGCAGAGAGGATTCGCCCTGGCGCGGACGGACTGCTGTTTCACCCGTATTATACCGGAGAACGGGCTCCGCTCTGGAATGCCGATGCGCGCGGGTCATTCTTCGGACTTACGATGCGCCATACGCGCGCTCATATGATTCGAGCGGTGATGGAAGGTGTTCTCTTTAACCTGTACACGGTGCTGCAGGTGATGGAGGAGCAGATGGGGCAGCCGATTCGCTTGATGGCTACGGGCGGCTTCGCCCGCTCGCCACTGTGGCGGCAGATGATGGCCGACATCTTCGACCAACGGGTCATCGTGCCCGAGAGCTTCGAGAGCTCCTGCCTGGGCGCAGCAGTGTTGGGATTGTATGCGATGGGGCATGCTGACACATTAGAGGCTGTCTCTGGTATGGTGGGGGAGACGCACGCTCATGAGCCGCAGCCAGAGGCTGTCTTGATGTACCGCGAGCTGCTGCCGATCTACACCCGCCTTGCCAGCAAGCTGGAGGCGGAATATTCAGCGATTGCGGCCTATCAGCGCAAGTGGAATGCATAA
- a CDS encoding aminopeptidase, giving the protein MAEWQKYAELIVKVGVNIQPGQEVFITASIEMAAFVRELAGKAYEAGAANVHVDWSDEVLSRMKYERAADEVFSHFPSWETAKRDSFVEAGAAFISILSPNPDLLKGIDPNRIASFQKASGQGLQNFRRAVQANKVSWTVIAAATKDWAAKVFPELPAEQGVDRLWEAIFTAVRLHADDPVQAWQEHHSTLLSKVEVLNSKRLAKLHYSAPGTDLTIELPPKHLWVGAGSTSARGVSFMANMPTEEVFTVPNRNGVNGYVSSTKPLSYGGNIIDNFKLTFEQGRIIKVEAEQGQDILQQLVDTDEGSHYLGEVALVPHESPISNSNILFYNTLFDENASNHLAIGSGYAFNVQGGETMTTEELAEAGVNASITHVDFMIGSAEMDIDGIDADGNRIPVFRKGAWAL; this is encoded by the coding sequence ATGGCAGAGTGGCAGAAATATGCAGAGTTGATCGTAAAGGTTGGTGTCAATATCCAGCCAGGACAGGAAGTATTTATTACGGCGTCGATAGAGATGGCGGCCTTCGTTCGTGAGCTGGCGGGCAAGGCGTATGAGGCAGGCGCAGCCAATGTCCATGTTGACTGGTCAGACGAGGTGCTCTCCCGGATGAAATACGAACGGGCGGCGGACGAGGTGTTCTCGCATTTTCCTAGCTGGGAGACAGCCAAACGCGACTCGTTCGTCGAAGCGGGAGCGGCCTTCATCTCGATTCTCTCGCCGAATCCGGATCTGCTCAAGGGAATTGACCCGAACCGGATCGCGAGCTTCCAGAAGGCATCCGGGCAAGGCTTGCAGAACTTCCGCCGTGCGGTTCAGGCGAACAAGGTAAGCTGGACGGTCATTGCCGCGGCGACCAAGGATTGGGCGGCGAAGGTGTTCCCCGAGCTTCCAGCCGAGCAGGGGGTTGACAGGCTGTGGGAGGCGATCTTCACCGCTGTACGGCTCCATGCGGATGATCCGGTGCAAGCATGGCAGGAGCATCACAGCACCTTGCTCAGCAAGGTGGAGGTGCTCAACAGCAAGCGGCTGGCGAAGCTGCATTACAGCGCACCGGGCACCGATCTGACGATTGAGCTGCCGCCCAAGCATCTGTGGGTAGGGGCAGGCAGTACAAGCGCGCGCGGCGTCTCGTTCATGGCGAACATGCCGACGGAGGAGGTCTTCACCGTACCGAATCGCAACGGGGTGAACGGCTATGTGTCGAGCACGAAGCCGCTCAGCTACGGAGGCAATATTATCGATAACTTCAAGCTGACCTTCGAGCAAGGACGCATCATCAAGGTAGAGGCGGAGCAGGGGCAGGATATATTGCAGCAGCTTGTGGATACGGATGAGGGCTCGCACTATCTTGGAGAGGTGGCGCTCGTGCCTCACGAATCCCCGATCTCCAATTCCAACATTCTGTTCTACAATACGCTGTTTGACGAGAATGCCTCTAATCACCTGGCGATTGGCAGCGGGTATGCCTTCAATGTGCAGGGTGGGGAAACGATGACGACGGAGGAGCTGGCCGAGGCGGGGGTGAATGCGAGCATTACGCATGTGGACTTCATGATCGGCTCTGCAGAGATGGACATTGACGGGATCGATGCGGATGGCAACCGGATTCCGGTGTTCCGCAAGGGTGCCTGGGCACTATAG
- a CDS encoding SEC-C metal-binding domain-containing protein, with amino-acid sequence MWNVNKMNSKLASPKFQARLWSEITEGLTLEEGLSRLTKEELDKLRQKLGVRNASSLKKPELIGRLCEAVPELLHKQWMRIDSHRYELLARAASRNGVLGAEQIGVSEAAYYQQQGWLFPGTLDGRRVLIMPLELRESVKGLNMLELKQQLKRNDQWLKLTYGLLYYYGLVKKGKLMQLIRDYMKEPLQELAYLETVLESLDYVPQFQPTSLGWAHWRLVEEEHLQAILKEQESRPSLGFCELPKERVLQAAEFDYVETTPEFNAFAQYIRSNYTLTAEEAHEIVLSVVWRIQEGAEFNEIMSFVQSMIEMEDVQTLDEVMAFLVAIFNSTRQWALKGHTPNEIAARSGNVLRSPVPAQPAGEVFSLESRKKVGRNDPCPCGSGKKFKKCCSA; translated from the coding sequence ATGTGGAATGTAAACAAGATGAATAGTAAACTGGCAAGCCCTAAATTTCAGGCTCGGCTCTGGTCCGAGATTACGGAAGGGCTGACTCTTGAGGAGGGCTTGTCCCGGTTGACCAAGGAGGAATTGGACAAGCTTCGCCAGAAGCTGGGGGTCAGGAACGCCAGCAGCCTTAAAAAGCCGGAGCTGATCGGACGGCTATGTGAAGCTGTGCCGGAGCTGCTGCACAAGCAATGGATGAGAATAGACAGCCATCGCTATGAGCTGCTTGCAAGAGCGGCCAGCCGCAATGGGGTGCTGGGGGCGGAGCAGATCGGGGTGTCTGAGGCGGCCTATTATCAGCAGCAGGGATGGCTATTTCCTGGCACGCTCGATGGCCGCAGGGTGCTGATTATGCCGCTTGAGCTGCGGGAAAGCGTGAAGGGCCTGAATATGCTGGAGCTGAAGCAGCAGCTTAAGCGCAATGACCAATGGCTGAAGCTGACCTATGGATTGCTCTATTACTACGGCCTCGTGAAGAAGGGCAAGCTGATGCAGCTTATTCGTGATTATATGAAGGAACCGCTTCAGGAGCTCGCATATCTGGAGACGGTTCTTGAATCATTAGACTATGTGCCGCAGTTCCAGCCGACGAGCCTGGGCTGGGCGCACTGGCGATTGGTGGAGGAGGAGCATCTGCAAGCTATTCTCAAGGAGCAGGAGTCGCGTCCAAGTCTTGGCTTCTGCGAGTTGCCGAAGGAACGCGTGCTGCAGGCGGCTGAATTCGATTATGTGGAGACAACACCCGAGTTCAATGCCTTCGCCCAGTATATTCGAAGCAACTACACGCTGACGGCGGAGGAAGCCCATGAGATCGTGCTATCGGTTGTGTGGCGCATTCAAGAGGGGGCGGAATTCAACGAGATTATGTCCTTCGTTCAGAGCATGATTGAGATGGAGGATGTGCAGACGCTGGATGAAGTCATGGCCTTCCTGGTTGCGATCTTTAATTCAACGAGACAATGGGCGCTCAAGGGACATACGCCGAATGAAATTGCGGCGCGGAGCGGCAATGTGCTGCGGTCGCCAGTACCGGCGCAGCCAGCGGGCGAGGTATTCAGCCTGGAGAGCAGGAAGAAGGTCGGACGCAACGACCCTTGCCCTTGTGGAAGCGGCAAAAAGTTCAAAAAGTGTTGCTCGGCTTGA
- a CDS encoding amino acid ABC transporter permease: MNVEYLVKISKPMLEGAGTTISMFLIAIALSVPLGFLFTLMAQSRIRAVAWFAHSYIYVMRGTPLLLQLLFICFGLPMLPGVGEYLVFDRFLAACIGFVLNYAAYFAEIFRGGLLSIDKGQHEAAQVLGLSRWQTTTKVIMPQMFRVALPAVANESITLVKDTALLYAVAVPELLHFAQTAVNRDASLTPFIVVGIIYLFMTLVLTLFFKFLEKRFKYE; the protein is encoded by the coding sequence ATGAATGTGGAATATCTGGTCAAAATATCCAAACCGATGCTGGAGGGCGCAGGCACAACCATCAGCATGTTCCTGATTGCGATTGCCCTGTCTGTGCCGCTCGGCTTTCTCTTCACCCTGATGGCGCAGAGCCGCATTAGAGCCGTAGCCTGGTTCGCGCATAGCTATATCTATGTGATGCGCGGTACGCCGCTGCTGCTGCAACTGCTGTTCATCTGCTTCGGTCTGCCGATGCTGCCAGGTGTAGGGGAATATCTGGTCTTCGACCGCTTCCTAGCGGCCTGTATCGGCTTTGTTCTCAATTACGCGGCTTACTTTGCCGAGATCTTCCGTGGCGGCCTGCTGTCGATCGACAAGGGGCAGCATGAGGCGGCGCAGGTGCTTGGGCTGAGCCGCTGGCAGACGACGACCAAGGTTATTATGCCGCAGATGTTTCGGGTGGCGCTGCCTGCTGTGGCGAATGAGTCGATTACGCTGGTGAAGGATACAGCGCTGCTGTATGCGGTCGCTGTGCCTGAGCTGCTTCATTTTGCGCAAACAGCAGTGAACCGTGATGCGTCACTGACGCCTTTTATAGTTGTGGGCATCATCTATCTATTCATGACGCTTGTGCTGACGCTGTTTTTCAAGTTTTTGGAGAAACGATTCAAATACGAGTAA